From one Henningerozyma blattae CBS 6284 chromosome 1, complete genome genomic stretch:
- the TAF2 gene encoding transcription initiation factor TFIID subunit TAF2 (similar to Saccharomyces cerevisiae TAF2 (YCR042C); ancestral locus Anc_1.76) gives MSYSKGTTPKSSQPQSFLYDKPAYRTFKIAHQRVSLEVDLANHSIRGVTDIILIPLIQNLEYITLDCKNIRINQVFVEGKNCENYIHDDPIRSLTQKYTSTLPNSQDILYNHNSVEQSHFLREKFASLNEFPHESTKSLITIKVPSNIKISLQDASTLASYTPITPSIRSTPAFQETVYSPISVQLVYQLSNPVTGLKFDTLSENKHLWNCYTTNSELCETASHWMPCVNLFDEKSTWEIEFIVPRKIKDIDPSDQEQSNHNNNIEVGISDEGNSKEKDGDGDIDMISKESVGNLXQLDMEINNSSNTIPITSQDRQPEIKSENDEATSTGKINEPVDVKTSITNDDKTSITNDEKTPVTNNDKATITNDANDEDYEIDMEDEDIDEDDEEEEEDDEDNEYEDNDSTNPYFRDIHVVCSEFSTMKEIINPDDPTKKIVSFQIFNPVAPHHLGWAIGAFNVWTLPSLSSRKEQELLENELLDETEENIQEINHINSNIGGSNNGTNDDNTKTNSSNINGNNKNNDLKSNVTGDGISINNSNRSKIDHSKNDNSNSNNKNNDIGDDKHITNVNNINKNASQNSKGNKNKNNDPSELLDELETTDKIPIQIYTLPTQDVDESTVLNSTIVCQKIIDFFSKEFGSYPFTSYCLVFLPTLVDTTNDFASLSICNTRLLYPTNLIDPILNTTKHLTWSLANQWSGVNITPLEYNDIWCCIGMAGYMVLQFWKRLLGNNEFKYLLKTSSEQIVDQDWEKPPIGSSFTNSSRPISITDKDLEFIKLKAPMVLHILDRRMTKTERSFGMSRVLPKIFLQAMSGDLPNNSLSASHFIHVCEKVNKNKLEDFFQQWVYSSGVPIFRITQKFNKKRMVVEVGIRQVQNQELSQDKIIGKDGFCSSALHTLQDQNRNLPPFFTGSMTIRIHEADGAPYEHIVELKESFTKLDIQYNTKYKRTKIKKIVSTKSSLNLKDNAPDDYETVEIFNEKDSEVIKIQKLGNVLTSPMDCYNWNLVDFNTTTEAHEYQKQADSFEWIRIDSDFEWICKIIINQPDYMFASQLRQDGDVEAQLESIRYYEDVIEHSSTSSNVYSSILTRTIMDSRYFYGVRIAACRALSKYIFKEIDPDNFRGGPLHLVRIFQNLFCFNNSNIPKNNDFSDFRNYYLRKAIPFFLSSVRDEHGNCPSFIRQLLLDLLTYNENSENIFDDTYYICTLIKSLVNAMLTEDQDKVFIKHVSEQFHRYYNLEEWLPTYQKLVLKTIIEERFKLLNRGLYDAKNFPNLLKYSLISEIPNTDFNMVRLREGMQDISLLAFKILLCEGGLKNKEALKFFFEAFCFSPDIYVKEKLIDVFIEAVNFFNEHHSPYRSIDDDIEYMVKRINPDDVNIEDEEDIIFLNDVEREIHSTKDGQKRSHISGLLAILRKQFRDYYPLKKMLWETLHMPLPSLYQKKKIFDVIRVLYSLNYTFQVVLPFSSDRKLIAKSLPDNKVMIKKEGLLKVHLPPKLKITLKPTIKFSKLSSQAPIGPSATSTIIPSPNKIKITLNKPGSGSVSTSSLPPTSVTIPNTTTIDTGIESSAGPAISAPTNAAVSTIGSTQKPKKGHVSKPRSSKGYVNRVGFLPIRFVKIGPGPHGNKKVDISSTPFSKNVQIIKANTRVFMLKIKVPKITTEQDGKVASTESKDDASNVRVGKEDDLKK, from the coding sequence ATGTCATATTCGAAGGGCACCACACCAAAGAGTAGTCAACCtcaatcatttttatatgaTAAGCCAGCATATAGAACATTTAAAATCGCACATCAGCGAGTCTCATTAGAAGTGGATTTAGCAAATCATTCTATTAGAGGTGTAACAGATATAATCCTGATAcctttaattcaaaatttggaatatatCACATTAgattgtaaaaatattagaatcaaTCAAGTGTTTGTAGAAGGTAAGAATTGtgaaaattatattcatgACGATCCTATACGGTCTTTAACACAAAAATATACTTCAACGCTACCCAATTCACAAGATATCttatataatcataattCTGTTGAGCAATCGCATTTCTTAAGAGAAAAATTTGCCTCTCTAAATGAATTTCCACACGAATCTACTAAGTCCTTAATCACCATAAAAGTTCCatcaaatatcaaaatatcaCTGCAAGATGCAAGCACACTAGCGAGTTATACCCCTATTACCCCATCCATCAGATCCACACCGGCATTCCAAGAAACTGTTTATTCACCTATCAGTGTTCAATTGGTTTATCAATTGAGTAATCCTGTCACAggtttaaaatttgatacTTTATCTGAGAACAAACATCTTTGGAATTGTTATACTACGAATTCAGAATTATGTGAAACAGCCTCTCATTGGATGCCATGTGTAAATCtttttgatgaaaaatCCACTTGGGAAATAGAATTCATTGTCCctagaaaaataaaagatattgaCCCTTCAGATCAAGAACAAAgcaatcataataataatatagaaGTTGGCATCTCCGATGAGGGAAATagtaaagaaaaagatgGAGATGGAGATATTGATATGATTTCAAAGGAAAGCGTAGGAAATCTAAANCAGTTAGATATGGAAATTAACAACAGCAGTAATACAATACCGATAACTTCACAAGATCGGCAACCAGAAATTAAAtctgaaaatgatgaagcAACATCCACAGGGAAAATAAACGAACCTGTAGATGTTAAAACTTCTATCacaaatgatgataaaacTTCAATCactaatgatgaaaaaactCCAGTcacaaataatgataaagcTACTATCACTAATGATGctaatgatgaagattatGAAATAGATATGGAGGATGAAGATATTGACGAGGATGATGAGGAGGAGGAAGAGGATGATGAAGACAATGAATATGAAGATAATGACTCAACAAATCCTTATTTTAGAGACATTCATGTAGTTTGTTCGGAATTTTCAACCatgaaagaaataataaacccTGATGAtccaacaaaaaaaattgtaagtttccaaatatttaatcCAGTTGCCCCTCATCATTTGGGTTGGGCCATTGGTGCATTTAATGTTTGGACTTTGCCATCATTATCTAGTCGTAAAgaacaagaattattagaaaatgaattacTTGATGAAacagaagaaaatattcaagaaataaatcatattaattcaaatatcgGTGGTTCAAATAACGGCACTAATGATGACAATACTAAAACTAATAGCAGTAATattaatggtaataataagaataatgatCTCAAAAGTAATGTTACTGGTGATGGTAtctcaattaataattctaatagaTCTAAAATCGACCATAGTAAAAATGATAAcagtaatagtaataataagaacAATGATATTGGTGATGATAAGCATATCACTAATGTgaacaatattaataaaaacgCTTCCCAAAATAGCAAGggtaataaaaataagaacAATGATCCATCTGAGttattagatgaattagaaactACAGATAAAATAccaatacaaatatatactTTACCTACTCAAGATGTAGATGAAAGTACGGTATTAAATTCTACAATTGTATGTCAAAAGATAATAGATTTTTTCTCAAAGGAATTCGGATCATATCCATTTACTTCCTATTGTTTAGTATTTTTGCCCACTTTAGTAGACACAACAAATGATTTTGCAAGTTTATCCATATGTAATACAAGATTATTGTATCCTactaatttaattgatccAATATTAAATACAACAAAGCATTTGACTTGGTCACTAGCAAATCAGTGGTCAGGTGTAAATATTACTCCATTGGAATATAATGATATCTGGTGTTGCATAGGTATGGCAGGATACATGGTATTACAGTTTTGGAAAAGGCTGTTGggtaataatgaatttaaataccTTTTAAAAACATCAAGTGAGCAGATTGTAGATCAAGATTGGGAAAAACCACCAATTGGTAGCTCTTTCACAAATTCTTCAAGACCAATATCAATAACTGATAAGGACttagaatttattaaattgaagGCACCCATGGTATTACATATATTAGATCGTAGAATGACAAAAACTGAACGATCATTTGGTATGTCTCGTGTATTGccaaagatatttttacaAGCGATGTCAGGAGATTTACCAAATAACTCATTATCAGCATCTCATTTCATTCATGTTTGTgaaaaagtaaataaaaataaattagagGACTTCTTCCAACAATGGGTTTATAGTTCTGGTGTACCAATTTTTCGAATAACtcaaaaattcaataaaaagAGAATGGTAGTAGAAGTGGGTATCAGACAAGTGCAAAATCAAGAATTAAGTcaagataaaattattggtaAGGATGGCTTTTGTTCAAGCGCTTTGCATACATTGCAGGACcaaaatagaaatttaCCGCCATTTTTTACTGGATCTATGACTATCAGAATTCATGAAGCTGATGGTGCTCCTTATGAACATATCGttgaattgaaagaatCTTTTACTAAATTAGACATACAATATAATACTAAATATAAGAGGacaaagattaaaaaaattgtatctACAAAATCCtcattgaatttgaaagataACGCACCGGATGATTACGAAACGGTAGAGATCTTTAATGAAAAGGATAGTGAGGTAATCAAAATACAAAAACTAGGTAATGTTCTAACTTCTCCAATGGATTGTTATAACTGGAATCTTGTTGATTTTAATACAACCACAGAAGCCCATGAATATCAGAAGCAAGCAGACTCGTTCGAATGGATTAGAATTGACTCGGATTTCGAATGGatttgtaaaattatcattaatcaACCAGATTACATGTTTGCATCACAATTAAGACAAGATGGTGATGTTGAAGCACAATTAGAAAGTATTAGATATTATGAAGATGTTATCGAACATTCTTCAACTTCGTCTAATGTgtattcttcaatattgACTCGTACGATCATGGAttcaagatatttttatggTGTAAGAATTGCAGCTTGTAGAGCATTAtcgaaatatatttttaaagagaTAGATCCTGATAACTTTAGAGGTGGGCCTCTTCATTTGGTTCgtattttccaaaatctATTTTGcttcaataattcaaacattccaaaaaataatgatttttctgattttagaaattattaCCTTAGAAAAGCTATTCCTTTCTTTCTATCTAGTGTAAGAGATGAGCATGGAAATTGCCCTTCGTTTATTAGACAGCTTTTGCTGGATCTTCTAAcatataatgaaaattcagaaaatatatttgatgaCACTTATTATATATGTACCTTAATAAAAAGTTTGGTTAATGCTATGCTAACAGAAGATCAAGATAAGGTATTTATTAAACACGTTTCTGAACAATTTCATAGATACTACAATTTGGAAGAATGGTTACCGACTTATCAAAAGTTGGTATTAAAGACGATTATTGAAGAGCGATTTAAGCTATTAAATAGAGGTTTGTATGATGctaaaaattttccaaatcttttaaaatattcattaatatcgGAAATTCCTAACACTGATTTTAATATGGTTCGATTACGAGAAGGTATGCAAGATATTTCGTTATTAGcgtttaaaattttattatgtGAAGGAggtttaaaaaataaagaagctctgaaattcttttttgaagctttttgtttttcacCTGATATTTATGTTAAGGAGAAACTGATTGATGTTTTCATTGAGGctgttaatttttttaatgagCATCATAGCCCATATAGAAgtattgatgatgatattgagTATATGGTCAAAAGAATTAACCCAGATGATGTTAACATTGAAGATGAGGAGGATATTATCTTCCTGAATGATGTTGAAAGAGAAATTCATTCTACAAAAGATGGTCAGAAACGATCACACATCAGTGGTCTTTTGGCCATCTTAAGAAAGCAATTCAGAGATTACTATccattaaagaaaatgcTTTGGGAAACTCTACACATGCCATTACCCTCATTGTaccaaaagaaaaaaatatttgatgtAATTAGAGTTTTATACTCATTGAACTATACATTCCAAGTAGTCTTGCCATTTTCGAGTGATCGTAAATTAATTGCAAAATCTTTACCTGATAATAAAGTGatgataaagaaagaagGCTTATTAAAAGTTCATCTACCTcctaaattaaaaataacttTAAAACCAACAATAAAATTCTCCAAATTGAGTTCACAAGCTCCAATAGGACCATCAGCTACCTCTACGATAATTCCTAGtccaaataaaattaaaatcacATTAAACAAGCCAGGATCTGGTAGCGTAAGTACTTCCTCACTTCCTCCTACCTCTGTAACTATTCCTAATACCACGACGATTGACACGGGCATTGAATCTAGTGCTGGGCCTGCTATTTCTGCTCCTACAAATGCTGCTGTTTCTACTATCGGGTCAACtcaaaaaccaaaaaaagGACACGTATCCAAACCACGCTCTTCCAAGGGGTATGTAAACAGAGTTGGCTTTCTACCAATCCGTTTTGTCAAGATTGGTCCAGGACCACATGGTAATAAGAAAGTTGACATTTCCTCTACACCGTTTAGCAAGAATGTTCAAATCATTAAGGCCAATACACGAGTTTTTATGCTTAAGATTAAGGTTCCGAAGATAACTACTGAGCAGGATGGTAAGGTTGCAAGTACAGAGTCTAAAGATGATGCAAGTAATGTTAGAGTGGGAAAAGAAGATGATctaaaaaagtaa
- the SLP1 gene encoding Slp1p (similar to Saccharomyces cerevisiae SLP1 (YOR154W); ancestral locus Anc_1.77) produces the protein MRFHLRSFLLTFLCVQTTYSQTNNSLASSDPIDSNYESISITSNDIINTTITLTSTREDANLSLFSSSCITPPTTNEIYSSKDCDSGSNTPTSTFTNISANTPIIISTSNLLITSSISRRKLDASYLIQSGDINLGRRTDPFPHIFDEINTFSDVTNNVSEPLDDNQNIESLPHLKPDDTQLLDSDKESSPSNHSANTFLSFDEWKKAKVDQDLVLKEAKLLRTREPGSLASTSNDGKNYGIGEEAEIDLGFLTSNKLLDDTDEKNTEDSEELEGKIYKDKFNFASFDCAATIVKTNSEASGATSILFENKDTYLLNPCSANNKFVVIELCQDILVEEIVLGNFEFFSSTFHNIRFLVSDTFPPKSGKNGWIVLGEFEAENSRNLQKFTIDKPQIWARFLKIEILSHYDNEFYCPISLVRTHGKTMMDELKMSNNQNQINKEQGDSKRLEETVNAELSVKENNMHIDDGTINYYGKQNGCGSNKNVFAVPKISNDSNSNSNISSCQKQQFLRFETFLNTYNIDNKFCDQTCERNITSTSTVATTALTEESVFQNIIKRLNILEKNSTLSALYIEEQSQLLFKAFEQLEKSYTSKLGSTIESFNKTLLKDLNSLKVFATDLKDLSVRLLEEQKLANLQSLTENHVRLESLENDLSSIKRITYILMLVLLALVSYILLSKDTAWDEATNDDEWLHSNFTSGPKILKKSKSKQLFTVHSFPTDFAELTSLTSSNYEKSIPDNSSLPEFHPNKSPKPWSLNNLSDTDMDEMSGFSSGVDFQKGKLAE, from the coding sequence ATGAGGTTCCACTTGAGATCCTTCCTACTGACGTTCTTATGTGTTCAAACAACCTATTCTCAAACTAATAACTCATTAGCTAGTAGCGATCCCATTGATAGTAATTACGAATCTATTAGTATTACAAgcaatgatattattaataccaCAATAACATTAACTTCAACCAGAGAAGATGCAAATTTAAGCcttttttcatcttcatgTATCACTCCACCCACTACAAATGAGATCTACTCATCAAAAGACTGCGATAGTGGGTCCAATACGCCAACCTCTACTTTTACGAATATTTCTGCTAATACTCcaataattatttcaacTAGTAATCTATTAATAACTTCGAGTATATCTAGAAGAAAATTAGATGCTTCTTATTTAATACAGTCTGGAGATATTAATCTGGGAAGAAGAACAGATCCATTCCCTCATATCTTCGATGAGATAAATACATTTAGCGATGTGACAAATAATGTTAGTGAACCCTTAGATGACAATCAAAATATCGAGAGTTTACCACATCTTAAACCGGATGATACtcaattattagattctGATAAGGAGTCATCCCCAAGCAATCATTCGGCCAATACTTTTCTTTCATTTGATGAATGGAAAAAGGCAAAAGTTGACCAAGATTTAGTACTAAAAGAGGCTAAACTTTTACGAACAAGAGAACCAGGGAGCCTAGCAAGTACTTCTAATGATGGCAAAAATTATGGTATTGGAGAAGAAGCTGAAATAGACTTAGGCTTTTTAACTTCAAATAAGCTGTTGGATGATAcagatgaaaaaaatactgaAGACTCTGAAGAACTTGAaggtaaaatatataaagataaatttaaCTTTGCTTCTTTTGACTGTGCTGCTACTATTGTGAAGACAAATTCTGAAGCTTCTGGTGCAacttctattttatttgaaaataaagatactTATCTTTTAAACCCATGCTCAGCAAATAACAAATTTGTTGTTATTGAATTATGCCAAGATATTTTAGTTGAAGAAATTGTCCTGggaaattttgaatttttctcttCAACTTTTCATAATATTAGATTTCTAGTATCAGATACATTCCCACCAAAAAGTGGTAAAAATGGTTGGATTGTTTTAGGGGAATTTGAAGCtgaaaattcaagaaatttaCAGAAGTTTACTATAGATAAACCACAAATTTGGGCAAggtttttaaaaattgaaattttaagccattatgataatgaattttacTGTCCGATTTCCTTAGTTCGTACTCATGGTAAAACAATGAtggatgaattaaaaatgagTAATAATCAAAACCAAATTAACAAGGAACAGGGAGACAGTAAACGTTTGGAAGAAACTGTGAATGCTGAACTTAGCGTtaaggaaaataatatgcACATTGATGATGGCACCATAAATTATTATGGAAAGCAAAATGGATGTGgatctaataaaaatgtctTTGCCGTTCCAAAAATATCTAACGACTCGAATTCAAactcaaatatttcatcatGCCAAAAACAACAGTTTCTTCGATTCGAAACATTTTTGAATAcatataatattgataataagtTTTGTGACCAAACTTGTGAAAGAAATATAACATCAACTTCCACAGTTGCTACTACAGCTTTAACTGAAGAATCTGTTTTTcagaatattattaaaaggttgaatattttagaGAAGAATTCCACCTTATCAGCATTATACATTGAAGAACAGAGTCAATTACTATTCAAAGCATTTGAGCAACTTGAAAAATCCTATACTTCAAAACTTGGTAGTACAATAGAAAGCTTTAATAAAACATtgttaaaagatttaaattcattgaaaGTATTTGCTACAGATTTAAAAGATCTTTCAGTTAGATTACTGGAAGAACAGAAATTAGCCAATTTACAATCTCTAACGGAGAACCATGTTCGTTTAGAGTCCTTGGAAAATGACTTAAGTTCGATAAAAAGAATTACATATATCTTAATGCTAGTGCTTTTAGCATTAGTTTcctatattttattaagcAAAGACACGGCCTGGGATGAGGCAactaatgatgatgagtGGTTACATTCTAATTTTACTAGCGGCcctaaaattttaaagaaaagtaAATCTAAACAACTATTTACAGTTCATAGTTTTCCAACTGATTTTGCGGAGCTTACTTCATTAACATCATCTAATTATGAGAAAAGTATACCAGACAACAGTTCATTACCAGAATTTCACCCTAATAAATCACCAAAACCTTGgtcattaaataatttatcagaTACTGATATGGACGAAATGAGCGGGTTTAGCTCAGGCGttgattttcaaaaagGTAAACTTGCTGAGTAa
- the TBLA0A05410 gene encoding uncharacterized protein (ancestral locus Anc_1.78), whose product MKLSILFSILTLKSVFATRFIIQLTNEVELHKYTNKFLREFGINSDEAQVELYSVGKNFQAFSAILEQDHLRSLYNDLNIAAISIDRQLEPQEMIVQKDAPRHLTKLLETEAGDNEFVYDSTAGNGVDIYIFDTGIARNSPGLSASRIHDMPGMPGPPIRDQEILEHGTAMSGLIGSPAFGVLKKCNLIDVNVGDENGKVFMSKVLKGLNLVQQHVKHTNRPSVINFSYCTLKNAILNSAFDNFPRDVPIAVAAGNYKQPGCSFSPVGCQRNKSLLAFGSLLMNDDGITLSDFSNYGSCVGSYAPGEGLLTFGIPDTSRPNSRDTVIIISGTSGSSALGAGVIGYYMAQGIPGEEVVDSLRIVQPNLTSYGKNNGINILKMA is encoded by the coding sequence ATGAAACTCTCCATTCTATTTTCGATATTAACATTGAAAAGCGTTTTTGCAacaagatttattatccaATTGACCAATGAAGTTGAATTacataaatatacaaataaatttttaagaGAATTTGGAATTAATTCAGATGAAGCACAGGTAGAATTGTATTCTGTgggaaaaaattttcaagcATTTTCTGCAATATTAGAACAAGACCATTTAAGGTCGTTATATAATGACTTGAATATTGCGGCAATTTCTATTGATAGACAACTTGAACCACAAGAAATGATAGTACAGAAGGATGCTCCAAGGCATTTGACAAAATTGTTAGAAACAGAGGCTGGGgataatgaatttgttTATGATTCGACAGCTGGGAACGGTgttgatatttatattttcgATACAGGTATCGCAAGAAATTCTCCAGGATTATCAGCTTCAAGAATTCATGATATGCCAGGGATGCCTGGCCCTCCAATTAGAGATCAAGAGATATTAGAGCATGGGACAGCAATGTCTGGTTTGATAGGCTCACCAGCTTTTGGTGTCTTAAAGAAATGTAATCTAATAGATGTAAATGTAGGAGATGAGAATGGTAAAGTTTTTATGTCAAAAGTATTGAAAGGGTTAAATTTGGTTCAACAACATGTTAAACATACAAACAGGCCATctgttattaatttttcttattgcactttaaaaaatgctattttaaattcagcATTCGATAATTTCCCAAGAGATGTTCCAATTGCTGTTGCAGCAGGTAATTATAAACAACCTGGATGTAGCTTCAGTCCTGTAGGTTGTCAAAGAAATAAGTCATTATTGGCATTTGGTTCACTATTAATGAATGATGATGGAATTACCCTCTCGGACTTCAGTAATTATGGTTCTTGTGTAGGTTCATACGCTCCTGGAGAAGGATTATTAACCTTTGGAATTCCTGACACATCAAGACCAAATTCACGTGACACAGTTATCATAATCAGTGGTACTTCAGGTTCAAGTGCATTAGGTGCAGGTGTAATTGGTTATTATATGGCCCAGGGAATTCCAGGGGAAGAGGTAGTTGACAGTTTACGTATAGTTCAGCCTAACCTAACATCCTACGGTAAGAACAATGGAATCAACATTCTAAAGATGGCATGA